From the Lolium rigidum isolate FL_2022 chromosome 2, APGP_CSIRO_Lrig_0.1, whole genome shotgun sequence genome, one window contains:
- the LOC124685852 gene encoding OVARIAN TUMOR DOMAIN-containing deubiquitinating enzyme 11-like translates to MSEPQDHVSKSSCSSISTSTQGSDDDGTVGALLTEAKNNGRSLGKRLSHLDSLPHTPRVNGKIPDFNNATIDHESLLERLGTYGLAEYQIEGDGNCQFRALADQIFRNPDYHRHVRKAVVKQLKEFRKHYEGYVPLDYKVYLKKMKRSGEWGDHVTLQAAADRFGAKICLLTSFRDTCLIEIVPRDVAPTRELWLSFWCEVHYNSLYANEDLPTRKSKKKHWLF, encoded by the exons ATGTCTGAACCACAGGATCATGTTAGTAAAAGctcctgctcaagtattagcaccAGTACTCAGGGGAGCGATGACGACGGCACCGTTGGTGCCCTTTTAACTGAGGCCAAAAACAATGGGCGCAGTCTTGGAAAGCGTCTGTCTCACTTAGATTCGCTCCCG CACACTCCTCGAGTCAATGGGAAAATTCCTGATTTTAATAATGCAACAATAGACCATGAATCATTATTGGAAAG ATTGGGCACTTACGGCTTAGCTGAATATCAGATAGAAGGAGATGGTAATTGCCAG TTTCGAGCTCTGGCAGACCAGATATTCCGCAATCCTGACTATCACAGACATGTGAGGAAGGCAGTAGTCAAGCAG CTAAAGGAATTCAGGAAACACTATGAAGGCTATGTACCTTTGGACTACAAGGTTTACTTGAAGAAAATGAAAAG ATCTGGGGAATGGGGAGATCATGTTACCTTACAAGCAGCTGCAGACCGG TTTGGTGCCAAAATTTGCCTGCTGACGTCGTTTAGAGACACATGCCTAATCGAGATAGTCCCCAGGGATGTTGCTCCTACAAGAG AGCTTTGGCTAAGTTTCTGGTGTGAAGTACACTACAATTCCTTATATGCAAATGAAG ATCTTCCGACGCGGAAGTCTAAAAAGAAGCACTGGCTGTTCTAG
- the LOC124685824 gene encoding uncharacterized protein LOC124685824 translates to MAPPPALRLTESPPDELIEEILLRLPPDEPSCLLRASLVCKPWRRIISHRRFRRRLHELHGRPPVLGFLRNNPKAVKDFVATTASAFSLAVPGDYLALDYRHGRALLLDMVPGWGELVLWDPITGDQERVPVPEAMWDNTFQGDNPTAAIVCAAAGCDHRGCHGRRPFHLVMVYSDTIGFQNSYQEEEDLEWVTWACSYSSETGEWGDVCCIQDSGVDFRLHTTSVLVGDTLLYFMSDRGTIIEYDLAGEDATTISPPEFEGYGSVALILTEDGGLGVAEFSPDCGLNMWSRLVSDDNDAALWVKSEVICLDNLLPADALEEEEVRLLSFAESANVLFIKTPARIFTIELHSERVRNVCEEDDDDDDDDDSCSLLEELKQAATSHLSWMVDETEGCLSGNL, encoded by the exons atggcgccgccgccggcgctgcgccTCACCGAGTCGCCGCCGGACGAGCTCATCgaggagatcctcctccgcctccctcccgaTGAGCCGTCGTGCCTCCTCCGCGCCTCGCTCGTCTGCAAGCCCTGGAGACGCATCATCTCGCACCGCAggttccgccgccgcctccacgagCTCCACGGGAGACCCCCCGTACTGGGCTTCCTCCGAAACAACCCCAAGGCCGTAAAAGACTTTGTCGCCACCACAGCCTCAGCCTTCTCCCTCGCCGTCCCAGGTGACTACCTAGCCCTCGACTACCGCCAtggccgcgcgcttctcctcgacATGGTTCCGGGTTGGGGTGAGCTCGTGTTGTGGGATCCAATCACTGGCGACCAGGAGCGCGTGCCGGTGCCAGAGGCGATGTGGGACAACACGTTCCAGGGAGACAACCCAACCGCAGCCATTGTCTGTGCGGCGGCCGGGTGCGACCACCGCGGCTGTCACGGGAGGAGGCCCTTTCACTTGGTGATGGTCTATTCTGACACCATCGGCTTCCAGAacagctaccaagaggaggaggatctGGAGTGGGTCACATGGGCGTGCTCCTACTCGTCGGAGACCGGCGAGTGGGGCGACGTGTGCTGCATCCAAGATTCAGGTGTGGACTTCAGGCTCCACACCACCAGCGTGCTCGTAGGGGACACTCTGCTCTACTTCATGTCCGATCGTGGAACAATCATCGAGTACGACTTGGCCGGGGAGGATGCTACCACCATCTCACCCCCGGAGTTCGAAGGGTATGGTTCAGTGGCCCTCATTCTCACCGAGGACGGTGGATTAGGAGTTGCTGAATTTTCTCCAGACTGCGGTCTCAACATGTGGTCGAGGTTGGTTAGTGACGACAATGACGCAGCACTATGGGTAAAGAGCGAGGTCATCTGCCTGGACAATTTGCTCCCAGCTGATGctctcgaggaggaggaggtaaggCTTTTGAGCTTTGCCGAGAGTGCAAATGTGCTTTTCATCAAGACACCTGCCAGAATCTTCACAATCGAGCTACACTCAGAGCGAGTGAGGAACGTGtgtgaagaggatgatgatgatgatgacgatgacgactcgTGCTCTTTG CTTGAAGAACTGAAGCAAGCAGCCACAAGCCATCTGTCATGGATGGTGGATGAGACAGAGGGTTGCCTCAGTGGCAACCTATGA